Genomic segment of Glutamicibacter sp. JL.03c:
CCCGCCAATTGAACGCTTCCCGAGTCCACGTCATAAAGCCTGGCCAGCAGTGAAGCTACCGTGGACTTTCCGGCGCCCGAGGATCCTACGAGGGCAAAAGTCTGCCCTGCCGGGATCTCGAAATTGATATCGTGCAGGACCTGCTCGCCCCCACGGGTATCAAGAATCGCCACCTCCTCCAGCGAGGCCAGCGAAACCTTGTCCGCGCTCGGATAGGAGAAATTCACGTGCTCGAACTTCACTGGGACCGCCGCGCCAGCTTCAAGACGGCGGGCATCGGGAGCATCAGAAATCAGCGGCTCCAAGTCCAGGACCTCGAACACCCGGTCAAAGCTGACCAGGGCGCTGGTGATTTCCACGCGGGCATTGGCCAGTGCGGTCAACGGAGTGTAGAGCCTGGTCAGCAGCATGCCGAGGGTGACGACATCGCCGGCGGCCAGTTCGCCGCGCACCGCGTACATGCCGCCCAAGCCGTAGACCAAGGCGAGCGCCAAGGCGGCCACCAGGGTCAACGCGGTCACGAAGTAGAACTGGCGCATGGTCATCTTCACGCCGATGTCACGGACCCTGCCGGCGTGCAGGGCGAAGACCTTGGACTCGTCCTTGGGGCTGCCGAAGAGCTTGATCAGCGTGGCGCCCGGCGCCGAGAAGCGTTCGGTCATCTGGTTGCCCATGCTGGCGTTCAGCTCGGCGGATTCACGGCGAAGCAAGGCGACGGATTTGCCAAAGTGGCGGGCCGGTAGAAGGAAGATCGGCAGGAGCACCAGGGCAATGAGGGTCACCTGCCATGAGGTGGTGAACATGACGGCGGCGGTGAGGATCAAAGCCACGGTATTGGACACCAGTCCAGAGAGCGTCCCGGCGAATGCCGACTGCGCGCCGATGACATCGTTGTTCAGCCGGCTGACCAATGCACCGGTTCGAGTGCGGGCGAAGAACGCGACAGGCATTTTCTGCACGTGGTCGAAGACCGCGGTGCGCAAGTCGTAGATAATTCCTTCGCCCAGTCGCGAGGAGAACCAGCGCACGATGACAGAAGTTATGGCATCCGACACCGCGATGAACGCCATGATGATCGCCAAATTGGCAATGGCGCGCACTCCTGACTGCGCGACGATCTCGTCAACCACCCGGCCCGCGAGCACCGGAGTCACCACCGCGAGCACAGCGGCGATCACCGAGAAGAAGACGAAGATCAGCAGGCGGGTCTTGTACCCAGCGGCAAACTTCAGTACCCGTTTTGGCGTGGTCGAGGCATAGGCCTTCCCCTTGTCGCCAGACAGCTTCCACAGCGAATGCCAGGCGGCACTTTCCATGCTCATGAATATTTGCTCGCAATCCTGCTCGGGGATTCGGTGAGTTCCACCGTGCCTAGTTTCCCAGCAACCCTTCTGCAGGTTCTAGCTAGGGTCAGCTTATTCGGATCAGCTGGAGACACGGGCCGGACCGAAAATGACGCGGCCCAGCGCGAAAATGACAAAGCCGGCAATACCGCTTTTTTGCCGCAAGCTCGCAGGACTGCTTCCCGGAAGTAGGCCACAGCTCGTTCCCGCCGGCACCCGGGTTGCCGCTGATCGCCATGGGTATGGCGCAGTTTCCACCGAACCATCGCACCCTGGCATGCCACGGCTTTTCGCGCACCCCGGAATCTTGAAAGTACTTGTGGGAGTGCATTTCCATTCCACGATCCAGAATGAATCTATTCCGAATTGCGGAATACTGTTTTTCTATTGCGGAAAGATGTGAGCTGGCCTACAGTTGACACCAATCAAGCCACAGGCACATATCTCGGAGCGAGAATTCCTCAGGAGCAGCCATGAAAATCAATTCCGCCGACCAATTGGTCGTTGCCGAAGTACCACGCAAGAAACCCTTCTATACCTCCTTGTTCTTCCAACTTGGAGTAGCCATCGTCGCCGGAGTCTTGATCGGGCATTTCCTGCCGAGCATCGGCTCCCAGCTTCGCCCGCTGGGCGATGGATTCATCATGCTGATCAAGATGATCATCGCTCCACTGATCTTCCTCGTGATCGTGACAGGAATTTCCGCAGTAGGAGATGTCAAAGCCGTCGGCCGCCTGGGCGTCAAGGCATTGCTCTACTTCACTTGCGCAAGCCTCTTCGCTTTGGTCTTCGGCCTCATCATCGGAAACCTCATTCAGCCTGGCGCAGGGCTGAGCATCGACCCTTCCACTCTGGATGGCACCGCGGTTCAAGAGAAGACCGGCGAGGCCAAGAGCGCATCTGAATTCATTCTGGGGATCATTCCAGTCAGCGTCTTCGGAGCATTCTCAGACAACAACCTCCTCCAGGTGCTGTTCTTCTCCGTGTTCTTCGGAGCGGCAGTCGTCGTCATCGGGAAAGATCGTTGCGCGCCATTGCTCGGCATTTTCGACAATGTCTTGGAATTGATCTTCAAGATCATGAGTTGGGTTATGCGCGTCGCCCCATTGGGCGCTTTCGGAGCCATGGGTTTCATCATCGGCCAATACGGAATTGAAACTCTGGGGACCTATGCGAAACTGATCTTGGCCTGCTACGCGGCGGCGCTGTTGTTCATCGGCATCTTGTTCATTGTGGCTTGGGCATTCGCCCGGGTTCCCCTGTGGCAGTTCATCAAGTACACCCGCGAAGAATTCCTGCTGGCGTTGGGCACTGCATCCACCGAATCAGTAATGCCTCGCATCATGACAAAGCTGAACAATGCAGGCTGTTCCCGAGCCACGACTGGGCTGGTCGTGCCTACCGGCTATTCGTTCAATCTCGATGGCGCCGCCATCTACCTGTCCATCTCGCTGCTCTTCCTCGCCCAGGCATTCGGACACGACTTGAGCTTTGGTCAGCAGCTGGCAGCACTAGGCGTCCTGCTGCTGACATCAAAGGGCATGGCCGGAGTGCCCGGTTCATCATTCCTGGCATTGTCCGCCACCGCTGCCGCGCTGGGAATCTTCCCCGTGGCCGGCGTGGCCCTGCTGCTCGGTGCGGATCGCCTCATGGACTCCATGCGTGTTGCGGTCAACCTGCTGGGCAATTGCGTGGCAACCTTCGTGGTCGCCAAGTGGGAAGGACAGTTCGACCGCAAAGCGATGAAACGGGCATTCGCCGGAGAAAACACCCTTGAGGAGGAGCCATCGGGGCCAATCAAGGCAAGCGGCGAAGAACCCGCTGAGGCTACCTGTTCGCACTGTGGTGCAGCCAAGGCCGCGCAGAGGGCCGGCGCCTTGCTTGGCTCCCCTGCAGCGGCCCCGCAGCACTAGCGCACATAGGACACTCGCCACAGACGATACTGGCCAGACTGCACCGGATTTCCCCGGCGCAGTCTGGCCAGTATCGTCTCTGACGGCATCGCGCCGAGAACATTGGCTAGATTGCGCTCCACCCGCCATCTGATGCCAGCACTACGCCGTTGATATTGGTGCTGTCGTCGCTCAGCAGGAATGCGATGGAAGCAGCGAGCTGGTTTGCCGCGGCCACGCCCGGAATGATGCTCATCAGCGGAGCGATGGCCTGCTGGGCAAATTCTGAAGTCATCGGCGCCTCGATATTTGTCTGCACAGCACCCGGGGCAACTGCATTGAAGCGGATCCCGCGCTTTCCATACATGACCGCCGAGTTCTTCGTCATCCCTACCACCGCATGCTTCGATGCGGTGTAGGCAACGCCAGCGGCAGAACCGCGCAGGCCTGCTTCCGAAGCCACATTCACGACCGCCCCTTGACCGGACTCGAGCATCGACGGCAGAACACTGCGCGTTAGCTTCAAGATGGAGTTGACGTTCACATTGAATACGCGCTCCCAGGTCGAGTCCTCGACTTCATGGATGGGTTCGAACTTGTCCATAATGCCTGCGACATTTGCCAGACCGTCTATTTTTCCGCCGCTTGCGCCCACGACACGATCCGCGACCTCTTGCTGGGTGATGTCACCGGCCACTGAAATCAGATCCAGCTCGGGATTTTCCGCCAAGAGTTCCTCAAGCCTGTCCGCGCTGATGTCCGAGGCAATCACTTTGCCACCCTCCTTGGCTACGCGTAACGCTGTGGCTCTGCCGATTCCCGAACCCGCACCGGTAACAACGATGGTTTTGCCACTGAACCGTTCTGCCACGAGTCGTTCCTGCCAAGTATTTTCGGTATTCATTGCACATCCCCATTTCGATAGTTACCGTGTCGAATTTAGCTTATGACTCACTGTGCCATAATTCAATGGCTCATACTTGAGATATGCCGGACAGCCACGTATCCACGCCCGGTCGCCCCTCCGGACGACCGCAATCCATCCACCCGGACTCCGTAGCGCGCATCGCCTTAGAACTCTTTGACCAGCACGGATATACCCAGGTCTCCATGGCGCAGATTGCCGAGGCCTGCTGCATTGGACGCAAGAGCCTGTACCGATATTTCCCATCCAAGACGGATCTCGTTTGGGGCGGAGCACTTGATGCGATTTCAATTACGGAAGCAGCCTTGGAGCTAGAGCAGGAAAAAGGGCACGGACCCATTGATTCCCTGCGCAATGCCACGCTGGCCGGCCTTCGATCCATACCAGACTTGGACGTTGCCCGCGGGAGACTGCGTTTAATTGCCGGCCAGCCCGAATTGCTATCGCAGGCCTCACTACGGATGGCTCCTGATCGTGAGCGAACTGCGCATTTCTTCAGAAAGCATGGAGTGAGCGAGGAGCAGGCAGAGTACCTGACCATCGCTTTCGGCGCAGTTGTTTTCACCGCATGCATCCGCTGGGCGCAATCAGAGAGCCCAGATCCCGAGCCTTTCTTACGGCGCGCAACTGCAGTCCTTCAGGCCCCGTAAAGGCCTGGCCATCAAGACCTGGCGGCGCCCCACTTGTCGTCAATCATGGCCGCAAAATCGAACGCTTCGTCAAGGATTCCACGCAGGGATTCATCGCGCGAGTCCACCCACCGGACCAAAGCGTGATCATACAGGGTCAGCGCCAGAAGAGCCGAGGTGTCGGCCAACCGGTGATTGGCACAGAACGGCTGCAGCGCTTGGGCAAGCTCGGCTTGCTGTTCGCGACGTGACTCTTGCCAACTGGCTCGTAGCGCCGGGGTGCTCCACACCAATTGAACCCGAGAGCGCATCGCTTCAGGATCCTCCTCAGCGGCAACAACCGTCGGTTCAAAGCTCCGGCGCAGAAGTTCGAGCAAACTCTCACTGGGATTCGATGCCATGGACTCAAGCATCTGGGAGAAATGCATATTCATGGACCGCAGTGCGGTCACCACGGCGTCTTCTTTGGATGAGAAATATCTGAAGAACGTCGCGCGTGAAATTCCTACAGCTTGCGCTGCTTGCTGGGCCGTGACGTTCTCCAAACCGCGCTCAGCAAAAACGGCATACACCTGCTGAGCCAACTCGGTTTTCATCTTCTCGCGCACCCGATCACGCACCACGCTGCCCATGGCAAAAATTTTACTCTGAGATCACTCATCGTTAATGAGACTCTGTCTCTTTTGCCAGCTCAGCGTACGAAAATACTAGGCGTGTCGAATCTGTTCCAATTCACGATACTCAATAATTCCCCAATGATAGTGCCCGCATCTTGCCACTTCGGTAGGCTCAAGAGTGGCATTGGATTCCAGTTGAAGGACAGGCATGGGGCAACAGAACAGCATCAACAGCATCGAACTCGGGCAAGGCCTGAAGGTCACTGGCCAAGGCTTTGGATGCATGTCCTTGAGCAGCGCTTACGGTGCCGCCGAGGACGTGGAATCGTTGCGCACTGTGAATCACGTGATTGATTCCGGAGTCACCTTTCTGGACACAGCGAACATTTACGGCGCGGGACACAACGAATCCTTGCTCGCCCAGATCCTCAGAACGCGCCGCGACGAGGTCACCCTGGCCACCAAAGCCGGCATCATTCGCCCCAAGAACCCGGGTGACCCACGAGTCAACGGCGACCCTGCCTTCATCAAGAAATGCCTCGACGAGAGCCTCCAGCGCCTGGGCGTAGACTACGTTGACCTCTACTACTACCACCGGGTTGATAGCCGAGTCCCGATTGAAGATACGGTCGGCGCCTACAAGGAACTGGTCGAAGCCGGCAAAGTGGGCCACATTGGCTTATCCGAAGTGACCGCCAAGGAACTTCGCCGAGCGCACTCGGTCCACCCTATTGCCGCGATCCAGATGGAGTATTCCATTTTCAGCCGGGACATCGAACGCTGGTTGCTGCCCGCAGCCAGCGAGCTCGGCGTGGGGTTGGTCAGCTACGCATCCTTGGGCCGCGGCTACTTCACGGGCGAAGTGGATTCTCTCGATCAGCTGGACGCGAACGATGTCCGCCGGAACTTCCCGCGCTTCGAGGACTCCAGGATGCAGCACAACCAGCCATTGCGAACGATCATCGAAGAAACCGCGCAGCGTGAAGGAATCACCCCCGCGCAACTTTCACTGGCGTGGGTTTATGAGCAGGCTCGGATCCACAATGTGCAGGTATCGCCCATTCCAGGGACCCGCTTTGCCCACCACTTTGACGAGAACCTTGAAGCATTGGATATCCGACTCTCGGGAGAATCCATGGCAGCGTTGAACGCGCTGGCTGAACGGGTCGACGGCGAGCGCCAAGCCGACATCATGTCCGTGTCCAAGGGACGTGAACAGCACCAGATGGCCGAAGAAGGTAGCTTCTCATGAAACTTGCACTCGCCCAGGTATTGAGCACCTCGGATCCTCAACGCAATCTTGCCATCGTGCGTGACCATGCCAAGCAGGCTAAGCAGGCAGGTGCCTCATTGGTGGTTTTCCCGGAGGCGATGCAAATCGCCTTCGGGCATGATCTCGCACAGGCGGCGCAGCCATTGGATGGGCCATGGGCTGCGCTGATCCGCCAGCAGGCTCACGACATTGGCATCACGATTGTCGCCGGAATGTTCACTCCCGGCGAGGACGGGCGGGTTCGCAATACCCTGTTGATCGCGGGGCCCGAGGCAGATGCCCACTATGACAAGATCCACCTGTATGATGCCTTCGGCTACGCTGAATCCGATTCGGTGACCCCTGGAGATGCACCAGTCCAGTTTTCGCATGAGGGACAGATACTCGGCGTGGCCACCTGCTATGACCTTCGATTCCCGCAACTTTTTATCCGCCATGCCAATTCCGGCGCAACAGTGAACATCGTGTGCGCCTCTTGGGGCGCGGGCGAAGGCAAAGTTGAACAGTGGACAACCCTGGCCAAGGCTCGTGCCCTGGATTCGACCACTTTTGTCGCGGCCGTGGGCCAAGCCGATCCTCAAAGCGTCGGACAGAAGGCAACAGGCACGGTGCCACTCGGCGTGGGCCATTCGCTCGTTGTTGACCCGTTGGGTCGAGTTATCGCCCAAGCTGGGGCCGAGCCAGAGTTGCTCGTCGTGGATCTCGACCTGGCTGTGGTTGAAAAAGCTCGGCAGCAATTGCCGGTGCTGGCTAATTCTGTGGATCTATAGCGGTTCAGCCAGCGCACAAAGTGGATCCACACCAGTTCGCAGGTAGTCGTAGGTGATCGCCAGCACTCAACGGTACGCGGCGTACTGGACGAAAGCGCGGTAGAAACCCTGCGGTGTCGCGGAGGCTGAATGAACCACCGCGGAGCCAGTGATGTCGCCATTCGGCTCGAGGACTGCAGCGAATACGGCATCTCGTCCTGTCGCTAAAACACTGGCAGTTTCGCTGGTGACGTTCAGGGCCATCAAGTCTTTTCCGGTACGCGTCCAGCTATTCAGCAAGGTCGAGCATTGGAGCGCTTCGCTTGAATCCGCCGGTAACGTAGGCAAGATATGCCAAGCCAATAACAATCCAGGCAATTCCGATA
This window contains:
- a CDS encoding ABC transporter ATP-binding protein; the protein is MSMESAAWHSLWKLSGDKGKAYASTTPKRVLKFAAGYKTRLLIFVFFSVIAAVLAVVTPVLAGRVVDEIVAQSGVRAIANLAIIMAFIAVSDAITSVIVRWFSSRLGEGIIYDLRTAVFDHVQKMPVAFFARTRTGALVSRLNNDVIGAQSAFAGTLSGLVSNTVALILTAAVMFTTSWQVTLIALVLLPIFLLPARHFGKSVALLRRESAELNASMGNQMTERFSAPGATLIKLFGSPKDESKVFALHAGRVRDIGVKMTMRQFYFVTALTLVAALALALVYGLGGMYAVRGELAAGDVVTLGMLLTRLYTPLTALANARVEITSALVSFDRVFEVLDLEPLISDAPDARRLEAGAAVPVKFEHVNFSYPSADKVSLASLEEVAILDTRGGEQVLHDINFEIPAGQTFALVGSSGAGKSTVASLLARLYDVDSGSVQLAGQDIRQLKLDSLRTTVSMVTQDGHLFHETIRSNLSLARPEATDEQIWEALERARLKPVIQALPDGLETVVGERGYRLSGGERQRMTIARLLLAAPQVVILDEATAALDSANEAAVQAALAEALENRTALIIAHRLSTIRSADQILVVEAGQIIERGTHAELLALGGRYTQLYETQFAQ
- a CDS encoding cation:dicarboxylate symporter family transporter codes for the protein MKINSADQLVVAEVPRKKPFYTSLFFQLGVAIVAGVLIGHFLPSIGSQLRPLGDGFIMLIKMIIAPLIFLVIVTGISAVGDVKAVGRLGVKALLYFTCASLFALVFGLIIGNLIQPGAGLSIDPSTLDGTAVQEKTGEAKSASEFILGIIPVSVFGAFSDNNLLQVLFFSVFFGAAVVVIGKDRCAPLLGIFDNVLELIFKIMSWVMRVAPLGAFGAMGFIIGQYGIETLGTYAKLILACYAAALLFIGILFIVAWAFARVPLWQFIKYTREEFLLALGTASTESVMPRIMTKLNNAGCSRATTGLVVPTGYSFNLDGAAIYLSISLLFLAQAFGHDLSFGQQLAALGVLLLTSKGMAGVPGSSFLALSATAAALGIFPVAGVALLLGADRLMDSMRVAVNLLGNCVATFVVAKWEGQFDRKAMKRAFAGENTLEEEPSGPIKASGEEPAEATCSHCGAAKAAQRAGALLGSPAAAPQH
- a CDS encoding SDR family NAD(P)-dependent oxidoreductase, whose amino-acid sequence is MNTENTWQERLVAERFSGKTIVVTGAGSGIGRATALRVAKEGGKVIASDISADRLEELLAENPELDLISVAGDITQQEVADRVVGASGGKIDGLANVAGIMDKFEPIHEVEDSTWERVFNVNVNSILKLTRSVLPSMLESGQGAVVNVASEAGLRGSAAGVAYTASKHAVVGMTKNSAVMYGKRGIRFNAVAPGAVQTNIEAPMTSEFAQQAIAPLMSIIPGVAAANQLAASIAFLLSDDSTNINGVVLASDGGWSAI
- a CDS encoding TetR/AcrR family transcriptional regulator encodes the protein MPDSHVSTPGRPSGRPQSIHPDSVARIALELFDQHGYTQVSMAQIAEACCIGRKSLYRYFPSKTDLVWGGALDAISITEAALELEQEKGHGPIDSLRNATLAGLRSIPDLDVARGRLRLIAGQPELLSQASLRMAPDRERTAHFFRKHGVSEEQAEYLTIAFGAVVFTACIRWAQSESPDPEPFLRRATAVLQAP
- a CDS encoding TetR family transcriptional regulator, coding for MGSVVRDRVREKMKTELAQQVYAVFAERGLENVTAQQAAQAVGISRATFFRYFSSKEDAVVTALRSMNMHFSQMLESMASNPSESLLELLRRSFEPTVVAAEEDPEAMRSRVQLVWSTPALRASWQESRREQQAELAQALQPFCANHRLADTSALLALTLYDHALVRWVDSRDESLRGILDEAFDFAAMIDDKWGAARS
- a CDS encoding aldo/keto reductase, translated to MGQQNSINSIELGQGLKVTGQGFGCMSLSSAYGAAEDVESLRTVNHVIDSGVTFLDTANIYGAGHNESLLAQILRTRRDEVTLATKAGIIRPKNPGDPRVNGDPAFIKKCLDESLQRLGVDYVDLYYYHRVDSRVPIEDTVGAYKELVEAGKVGHIGLSEVTAKELRRAHSVHPIAAIQMEYSIFSRDIERWLLPAASELGVGLVSYASLGRGYFTGEVDSLDQLDANDVRRNFPRFEDSRMQHNQPLRTIIEETAQREGITPAQLSLAWVYEQARIHNVQVSPIPGTRFAHHFDENLEALDIRLSGESMAALNALAERVDGERQADIMSVSKGREQHQMAEEGSFS
- a CDS encoding carbon-nitrogen hydrolase family protein, whose product is MKLALAQVLSTSDPQRNLAIVRDHAKQAKQAGASLVVFPEAMQIAFGHDLAQAAQPLDGPWAALIRQQAHDIGITIVAGMFTPGEDGRVRNTLLIAGPEADAHYDKIHLYDAFGYAESDSVTPGDAPVQFSHEGQILGVATCYDLRFPQLFIRHANSGATVNIVCASWGAGEGKVEQWTTLAKARALDSTTFVAAVGQADPQSVGQKATGTVPLGVGHSLVVDPLGRVIAQAGAEPELLVVDLDLAVVEKARQQLPVLANSVDL